TGGAATATCGCGCAGTGAACACAGCACCTTCGCGCCGGGATTGATTTCATTGAGCCTGACAATGGTATTGAGGATCTCGCTCTTAAGCGACCACCGGGAAAAAGGGAAAAACTCAACACAAAACACATCGGGGCGAATCTGTTCCATCGCTTCGGAAAGCCTGACCTGACGCTCGCGCATCACAGCCTGCAAATCCCTCTCCTTATCAACAGACTCAATGCCCTGTGCGCCCGCGCGAAGCGGTGGCAGGGAAATACGCACCACCCGTTCATCGAGATCAGCCTCGGGAATTGGTCGCCCGCCATCGATGAAAAACACATCGCATGTTTTGACCAGTTCATTGACAATCTGTCGATTGCGGAAATGGTGCCCCACGCCAATGAGATGCTGGCTGTAAAAAGCAACGCGCTTACGAAAGTTTTGCGTCTGATCCGCGTGATAAATTTGTGGGGTATCTGGTAATTGAAATTTGCCCATATGTATCGCAATATTTTTTAGAATTATTTCTCAAATAAGGTACATCATTGATATATTCGACATCATCGGTAAGTTCTTCAGACACACCCCACCGCGTGAGCACCACAGGATCAAAGCCAAGAGCTTTTTGCGTGTTGATGATATACTGGCTTCGCAAACTGTAGCCGCTTTGTCGGTGTGGCAGCGAAACATCCAGAATATGTAAAATCTTCATCGGCATAGGATTTTCAAATTGTCTCATGTCTTTCCAATACTTTTGAGACCTATTCTTTTATGATTTTTTTTGAATAATGCTTTCGCATCTCACTTTTGCGCGGTAAGCGGTAAGAGACATGTCATTTACCTTCATAAACACCTCACAAAAATACTTCGAGGAATGAAATCCACACATGCTTGCAACTTCATAGGTCAACAGGGATTGTTCGCTTATTAAGTGCTTTGCATGGGCAATTCTGATCTCTCTCAACTTTTCCCGGAAAGGCTTGCCAACATGCTTTTTGAACAAGGCACTCAGATGCGTTCTGGAAAGTTTGAAATGATCTACGAGATCACTAAATTTGAGGTCCGGGTTGCTGTAATGCGCCTCCAAAAAGGCTTCAAACGCAATTTTCCAACTCGAATCTGATGGGATATGGGTTTTGACCTCAGTCAAAAACCTTTTCTTTTTAATGGGCTTATTGATCACACTGACCGCTCCTGCTCGGATTATTTCTTCGGTTAATTCCATCGGTGCAACTTCCCTCATGATCAGCAGGTATGTGCAACATGTGTGCCAATGGTGAATTTCTAAAATAATAATATTTGTAAAGCATTATTATTATTGCATATAAAGATTATTATGAAAAAAAAGACAGGCTGAATATCGAATTAAGATGTGCAAACATCGTTCACTTTTCTCTTTTCGATTGAACATTATTTGCACTTTAATTCGCATTGACAATCGCGTTCTGGATTGTTATTTTTTTGCATCCTTCTCAAGCTCTCAGCTTGAGATATTTGCCTGCCGCTGACAGTTGACTTGCCCGGTCTTGTCGGCGGCTTTTTCATACAACAATAATGATAATACCTATCTCTCTGTCGCTGCAACAAAAAAAGATTCCACTTATGTCTTATCTGACCTCTTTATGTCTTATTTTTCGTATTTTTTTCGCAATATTGTTTTTTTATATCATTCCAGAATGGAAAGCCAAATGAATCAACTCGTTGATCAAAACGATCAAATTATTCCGCTCGCTTCACTAACAGAGTGGGAAGAAAAACGCGCGAAAATACTCGAAGCAGCGCAGGAAATAATGGGTCCTTTACCGGGAGACGAAAAGCGATGTCCCCTCGCCGTAGATCTGGTAGAAGAAGTAGATTGCGGGACGTATATCAGGCAAATGATCACTTACGCCGCAGAACCCGGTGGCCGCGCACAGGCGTATCTGCTAATCCCAAAACAGGCGTTGGATGGGCGAGCGTGTGCAGCCGTCTTGTGCCCGCACCCAACGCATGCCACATTGGGATACAAAACCGTCGTGGGATTGGGCGACCGCCCCAATCGGGCTTATGCCAGCGAATTGGCCGCGCGCGGCTTTGTCACCATCGCACCGTCCTATCCCATGCTCGCGGAATATTGGCCCGATGTATTCGGCCTGGGCTATGAAAGCGGAACCATGAAGGCGATTTGGGACAATATCCGGGCAATTGATTTACTGGAAACACTGCCATATGTAAAGCGGGGACCCATCGGGGCAATCGGACACTCTCTCGGCGGACACAACTCGGTCTATACCGCTGTTTATGAACCGCGCATCGGCGTTGTGGTATCCAGTTGCGGATTGGATTCCTACATAGACTACAAAGACGGAAATCTCGCTGGATGGACGCAGGATCGGTACATGCCCAAATTGAAAAATTACGCCCATCGCCTGTGGGATATACCCTTTGATTTTCACGATCTAATCGCGGCATTGGCACCCCGACCCTGTTTTATTGCCGCGCCTTTGCGCGACAGCAATTTCAAATGGCAAAGTGTAGATGCCGTTGTCAACGCCGCCGCCCGCGTGTACGCCCTTTACGATGCAACAGAAAATCTAATCGTCGAACACCCCGATTGCGAACACGATTTTCCCAACGCCATGCGCGAACAGGCGTATCAGTTATTCGAAAAACACCTCTGATGACTCGAGAAACCCCATGCAAAGCAAAGTCGCTG
The window above is part of the Gemmatimonadota bacterium genome. Proteins encoded here:
- a CDS encoding helix-turn-helix transcriptional regulator, whose amino-acid sequence is MELTEEIIRAGAVSVINKPIKKKRFLTEVKTHIPSDSSWKIAFEAFLEAHYSNPDLKFSDLVDHFKLSRTHLSALFKKHVGKPFREKLREIRIAHAKHLISEQSLLTYEVASMCGFHSSKYFCEVFMKVNDMSLTAYRAKVRCESIIQKKS
- a CDS encoding alpha/beta hydrolase codes for the protein MNQLVDQNDQIIPLASLTEWEEKRAKILEAAQEIMGPLPGDEKRCPLAVDLVEEVDCGTYIRQMITYAAEPGGRAQAYLLIPKQALDGRACAAVLCPHPTHATLGYKTVVGLGDRPNRAYASELAARGFVTIAPSYPMLAEYWPDVFGLGYESGTMKAIWDNIRAIDLLETLPYVKRGPIGAIGHSLGGHNSVYTAVYEPRIGVVVSSCGLDSYIDYKDGNLAGWTQDRYMPKLKNYAHRLWDIPFDFHDLIAALAPRPCFIAAPLRDSNFKWQSVDAVVNAAARVYALYDATENLIVEHPDCEHDFPNAMREQAYQLFEKHL